The Artemia franciscana chromosome 18, ASM3288406v1, whole genome shotgun sequence genome includes a window with the following:
- the LOC136038441 gene encoding 26S proteasome non-ATPase regulatory subunit 10-like encodes MLNFEKEKDIWCPVGEKRAVVKKVNICKSTGISKLGPEAKKVDVENDNSCQMNKKAAIGKMATSKQIDPFGKLEKEIAIVAKMLSIFYRSSELKKKFRMRKELMDLIRQTNSLTEKLKRYQRQIGTRDLEGILSSFYFQIIKLSSILDNLANEVERSPQDKEEALCLIQNKEGQNQVGQGQTDVNENMSSNLRIDAFTNQIDAVESHLKNGINPNLKDNFQKTPLHYAIEVSRLDICQVLVSDGAAVNALDSKNRTPLHYAASRGTLDICQFLVSNGARINALDFDNNTPLHCAVTSNAMVVVRYLLENGADPHLENCSKVTAVDTAAKHSSLAINLLLNGIKEW; translated from the coding sequence atgttgaattttgagAAGGAAAAAGATATATGGTGTCCTGTAGGAGAGAAGAGAGCAGTAGTCAAGAAGGTGAATATCTGTAAATCTACTGGAATTTCTAAACTGGGGCCTGAGGCTAAAAAAGTGGATGTGGAAAATGACAATTCATGTCAGATGAACAAAAAGGCCGCAATTGGAAAGATGGCTACTAGTAAACAGATTGATCCGTTcggaaaactagaaaaagagaTTGCCATAGTTGCTAAAATGCTATCCATATTTTATAGATCCTcggaattaaagaaaaaattcagaatGCGAAAGGAATTAATGGATTTAATACGACAGACAAACTCACttacagaaaaattgaaaagataccAAAGACAAATTGGAACCCGTGatttagaaggaattttatccagcttttattttcaaataatcaaaCTGAGTTCAATCCTAGACAACTTGGCGAATGAAGTGGAAAGGAGTCCACAAGATAAAGAagaagctttatgtttaatccAAAATAAAGAAGGTCAGAACCAAGTAGGCCAAGGTCAAACTGATGTGAACGAAAACATGTCATCCAATTTACGCATTGATGCATTTACGAATCAAATAGATGCGGTGGAATCtcatctaaaaaatggaataaaccCAAATTTGAAGGATAATTTCCAGAAAACACCTTTACATTATGCCATTGAAGTAAGTAGACTAGATATTTGTCAAGTACTAGTTTCAGACGGGGCAGCTGTAAATGCATTAGATTCAAAAAATCGCACGCCTTTACATTATGCCGCCAGCCGAGGCACATTAGATATTTGTCAGTTTCTAGTTTCAAATGGTGCTCGTATAAACGCCTTAGATTTTGACAATAATACACCTCTACATTGCGCAGTGACTTCCAATGCAATGGTTGTGGTTAGATATCTCTTAGAAAACGGGGCAGACCCCCATCTGGAAAACTGTAGCAAAGTAACAGCTGTAGATACAGCTGCTAAACATAGCTCACTGGCTATTAATCTATTGCTGAATGGAATCAAAGAATGGTAA